The Equus przewalskii isolate Varuska unplaced genomic scaffold, EquPr2 ChrUn-10, whole genome shotgun sequence genome window below encodes:
- the CTXND2 gene encoding cortexin domain containing 2 encodes MDDSSLPSSVDVDKGFAIAFVVLLFLFLIVMIFRCAKLVKNPYEASSTTTEPSLS; translated from the coding sequence ATGGATGATTCAAGCCTGCCCAGCAGCGTTGATGTAGACAAAGGCTTTGCCATTGCCTTtgttgttcttctgtttctgttccTAATAGTGATGATTTTTCGGTGTGCCAAGTTGGTGAAGAATCCCTACGAGGCCAGCTCCACAACCACAGAACCATCTCTGAGCTGA